The following are encoded in a window of Flavobacterium psychrotrophum genomic DNA:
- a CDS encoding response regulator transcription factor, with amino-acid sequence MKILIVEDEPGLREVIKESLEKEKYIVETAHDCVSGIDKIGSYDYDCVLIDIMLPGGSGLALVKELKELQKKEAVIIISAKDSVDDKVTSLDLGADDYLAKPFHLAELHARIKSAIRRKSHNGDTFITLGNIRLSPEQRSVVIDGSELILNRKEFDLLYYFMINPNRLVSKTALAESVWGDYIDQADNLDFVYSQIKNLRKKLKDASAEADIQAVYGMGYKMTAL; translated from the coding sequence ATGAAAATACTTATTGTAGAAGACGAACCCGGCCTGCGGGAAGTTATAAAAGAATCGCTCGAAAAAGAAAAGTATATTGTAGAAACGGCTCATGACTGTGTTTCCGGTATCGATAAAATAGGCAGCTATGATTATGATTGTGTGCTTATAGACATTATGTTGCCCGGAGGCAGCGGCCTAGCCCTTGTAAAGGAACTCAAGGAACTGCAAAAGAAAGAAGCTGTTATCATTATCTCGGCTAAAGACTCTGTAGATGATAAGGTTACCAGCCTTGACCTTGGTGCTGACGATTACCTGGCAAAACCTTTTCACCTTGCAGAGCTCCATGCCCGTATTAAATCGGCCATACGCAGAAAAAGCCATAATGGCGATACGTTTATAACACTGGGTAACATTCGCCTCTCGCCAGAACAGCGCAGTGTTGTAATTGATGGATCTGAACTTATACTGAACCGTAAGGAATTTGACCTGCTGTATTACTTTATGATAAACCCTAACCGCCTGGTAAGCAAAACCGCGCTGGCAGAATCTGTGTGGGGCGATTACATTGACCAGGCAGATAATCTTGACTTTGTGTACTCTCAAATAAAAAACCTTCGCAAAAAACTAAAAGATGCAAGTGCAGAGGCTGATATACAGGCTGTATATGGCATGGGCTATAAAATGACGGCACTATAA
- a CDS encoding LuxR C-terminal-related transcriptional regulator, protein MDIIPYDEARKIWHRISRTTEDLDLPVQAELHKRFMNIFQVGNYYHYIFNCVSGEIEYADEKIRNVLGYAPDEFNVELLISKIHPDDLPHFLNFENEVTDFFNKLRAEQVLKYKVRYDYRIQTKHGNYIRLLQQVITIQSDDDGAVLRTMGVHTDITYLKPDGAPQLSFIGLEGEPSYHDVAAKKVYTPAREILTRREKEILAYMAQGYKSPEISAQLNISTQTVTTHRKNMLGKTATGSAAELVMTALKEGWI, encoded by the coding sequence ATGGACATTATACCGTATGACGAAGCCCGGAAAATTTGGCATCGGATATCCCGTACTACAGAGGATCTGGATTTACCGGTTCAGGCCGAACTGCATAAAAGATTCATGAACATTTTTCAGGTGGGCAATTACTACCATTATATATTTAACTGTGTATCTGGAGAAATAGAATATGCCGATGAAAAAATCAGGAATGTTTTAGGCTATGCCCCGGATGAATTTAACGTTGAGCTGCTCATCTCTAAGATTCACCCTGATGATTTGCCACACTTTCTTAATTTTGAAAATGAGGTTACTGATTTTTTTAATAAGCTGAGGGCAGAACAGGTACTAAAATATAAAGTAAGGTATGACTACCGCATACAAACAAAACACGGTAATTACATAAGATTATTACAACAGGTAATAACCATACAAAGTGATGATGATGGAGCCGTACTGCGCACTATGGGGGTGCATACTGATATTACTTACCTTAAGCCCGATGGTGCACCTCAGTTGTCGTTTATAGGGCTGGAAGGAGAACCATCATATCATGATGTGGCTGCAAAAAAGGTATATACACCGGCAAGGGAAATACTTACCCGCCGCGAAAAAGAAATACTGGCTTATATGGCACAGGGATACAAATCGCCTGAGATTAGTGCCCAGCTTAATATAAGTACACAAACGGTAACCACGCACCGCAAAAATATGCTGGGCAAAACCGCAACAGGTAGCGCTGCCGAACTGGTTATGACTGCGCTTAAAGAGGGTTGGATCTAA